Proteins co-encoded in one Marinobacter gudaonensis genomic window:
- the tyrS gene encoding tyrosine--tRNA ligase — MASIEEALAIIKRGIDELIPEEELIKKLKEGRPLRIKAGFDPTAPDLHLGHTVLINKLRQFQDLGHEVMFLIGDFTGMIGDPTGKSATRPPLTEQQVAENAVSYKEQVFKILDPEKTRVMFNSDWMSKMSAADMIKLAGQYTVARMLERDDFTKRYRAEQAIAIHEFLYPLVQGYDSVAMEADVELGGTDQKFNLLMGRILQKHYGQSPQVILTMPILEGLDGVQKMSKSLGNYVGVNDSPGEMYTKLLSMPDDLLWRYFELLSFRPLAEVDEFRKAVAGGANPQDYKKLLAEEIITRFHDEEAARTAHKSAGNRVALGEIPENVPTVEVSLEGQSEIPMAAVLRLAGLVKNGAAARDVLGRGAVFVDGQKFEGDRVFVEGDECVIQAGKKKIARVLITV; from the coding sequence ATGGCATCCATTGAGGAAGCGTTGGCGATAATCAAGCGCGGCATAGACGAGCTCATCCCGGAAGAAGAGCTCATCAAGAAGTTGAAGGAAGGTCGTCCACTGCGGATCAAGGCGGGGTTCGATCCGACGGCTCCGGATTTGCACCTTGGCCACACCGTCCTGATCAACAAGCTTCGCCAGTTTCAGGATCTGGGGCATGAGGTTATGTTCCTGATTGGTGATTTCACCGGCATGATTGGTGATCCTACCGGTAAAAGCGCTACGCGCCCTCCCTTGACAGAGCAGCAGGTCGCAGAGAACGCGGTCAGTTATAAAGAGCAGGTGTTCAAGATCCTTGATCCCGAGAAAACGCGCGTGATGTTCAACTCCGACTGGATGAGCAAGATGAGCGCCGCCGATATGATCAAGCTGGCAGGTCAGTATACGGTTGCCCGAATGCTTGAACGGGATGACTTCACCAAGCGCTACCGGGCTGAGCAGGCGATTGCCATTCACGAATTCCTTTACCCCCTGGTCCAGGGGTATGACTCCGTCGCCATGGAAGCGGATGTTGAGCTGGGCGGCACCGACCAGAAGTTCAATCTCCTGATGGGGCGCATACTTCAGAAACACTATGGTCAGTCGCCTCAGGTAATACTGACGATGCCGATTCTGGAAGGGCTGGATGGTGTCCAGAAGATGTCCAAGTCCCTGGGCAACTATGTAGGCGTAAACGATTCGCCTGGCGAAATGTACACCAAGTTACTGTCCATGCCGGATGATCTCCTGTGGCGCTACTTTGAGCTGCTGAGCTTCCGGCCGCTTGCAGAAGTAGACGAATTCCGCAAGGCCGTGGCTGGCGGCGCCAATCCTCAGGACTACAAAAAACTGCTCGCGGAGGAAATCATTACCCGCTTCCATGATGAGGAGGCGGCCAGGACTGCTCACAAGTCAGCCGGTAATCGGGTGGCTCTCGGCGAGATCCCCGAAAACGTGCCGACGGTCGAAGTGTCCCTTGAGGGGCAGTCCGAGATTCCGATGGCAGCGGTGCTTCGCCTGGCCGGCTTGGTAAAGAATGGCGCGGCGGCCAGGGACGTTCTGGGTCGCGGTGCCGTCTTTGTCGATGGTCAGAAATTCGAAGGCGATCGGGTGTTTGTGGAAGGTGATGAGTGCGTTATCCAGGCGGGCAAGAAGAAGATCGCCCGGGTTCTGATCACTGTTTGA